In a genomic window of Vigna angularis cultivar LongXiaoDou No.4 chromosome 6, ASM1680809v1, whole genome shotgun sequence:
- the LOC108343537 gene encoding oxygen-evolving enhancer protein 2, chloroplastic yields the protein MASTQCFLHHHALTNPARASPQRQVLTTKPNHIVCKSQKQVVQEGDANTTLVSRRLALTVLIGAAAVGSKVSPADAAYGEAANVFGKPKTNTDFLPYSGNGFKLSIPSKWNPSKEVEYPGQVLRYEDNFDTTSNVAVMVTATDKTSITDYGSPEEFLSKVDYLLGKQAFFGQTDSEGGFDSNAVATANILESATPVIDGKKYYSLTVLTRTADGDEGGKHQLITATVKDGKLYICKAQAGDKRWFKGARKFVESTASSFSVA from the exons ATGGCCTCCACCCAATGTTTCCTGCACCACCATGCCCTCACCAACCCTGCTAGAGCTTCACCACAGCGCCAGGTGCTGACCACCAAACCTAACCACATTGTCTGCAAGTCACAGAAGCAGGTTGTCCAAGAGGGTGATGCCAACACCACCCTTGTCTCTCGCAGGTTGGCCCTCACTGTGCTCATTGGTGCTGCTGCTGTCGGCTCCAAGGTCTCTCCTGCTGATGCAGCCTATGGGGAAGCTG CCAATGTGTTTGGAAAGCCAAAGACAAACACAGACTTCCTTCCATACAGTGGAAATGGATTCAAACTCTCAATTCCCTCAAAGTGGAACCCAAGCAAAGAGGTTGAGTACCCAGGTCAGGTTCTGAGATATGAGGACAATTTTGACACAACAAGCAATGTTGCTGTCATGGTCACTGCAACTGATAAGACGTCTATCACTGACTATGGTTCACCTGAGGAGTTTCTATCTAAG GTGGATTATTTGCTAGGGAAACAAGCCTTCTTTGGCCAAACTGACTCTGAG GGTGGTTTTGATTCCAATGCTGTAGCAACTGCAAACATCTTGGAGAGTGCAACACCTGTCATTGATGGGAAAAAGTACTACAGTTTGACTGTGTTAACAAGAACAGCTGATGGAGATGAAGGTGGGAAGCACCAGCTGATTACAGCAACTGTGAAAGATGGCAAACTATACATCTGCAAGGCTCAAGCTGGAGACAAGAGGTGGTTTAAGGGAGCAAGAAAATTTGTGGAGAGTACAGCAAGTTCCTTCAGTGTTGCCTAA